The following proteins come from a genomic window of Triticum aestivum cultivar Chinese Spring chromosome 6A, IWGSC CS RefSeq v2.1, whole genome shotgun sequence:
- the LOC123127725 gene encoding pentatricopeptide repeat-containing protein At4g18840-like translates to MANSQPSSWLAAVAANAAARPAILHRAHAALITSGHLSSCTSVNSLLRAARIPAACALLLRFLLLHRLPPDHLSLSFSLHSCTRSPSLPVASLLHSLAVRLGHARDVYVLNAAVSAYFRATDVASAERLFSYTKDVADVVTWTTMVTGHANAGDVARASWFFDAMPERNVVSWNAMLGAYASAGMLSKARKVFDTMPSRNAASWSSMVTGLVQSNQCEEALRVFSEMVGTGVVPNEAALVSAVSACSLLRSIEHGMWVHAYAKRELNGMSVILATAIVDMYGKCGGIHNAVRVFAAMPVKNIYSWNSMITGLAMNGREMQALSLFWKMQMAGVRPNDITFIGLLGACSHSGLVDEGRWLFNKMVNGFGIQPLQEHYGLMVDLLGRAGHVRKAVDFVNSMPVEPHPGLWGALAGACKIHGEVELGEEIAKKLIELEPRHGSRYILLSNIYGASNRWDDMATVRRLLKERKVPKGTGNAMVGNDGQSMKSMLG, encoded by the coding sequence ATGGCGAACTCCCAGCCCTCCTCCTGGCTCGCCGCCGTGGCGGCCAATGCCGCCGCCAGACCAGCCATCCTCCACCGCGCCCACGCCGCCCTCATCacctctggccacctctcctcctgCACCTCCGTTAACTCCCTCCTCCGCGCCGCTCGCATCCCCGCTGCCTGCGCCCTtctcctccgcttcctcctcctccaccgcctcccgcccgaccacctctccctctccttctccctccactCCTGTACCCGCTCCCCCAGCCTCCCCGTCGCGAGCCTCCTCCACTCGCTCGCCGTCAGGCTTGGCCATGCCCGCGACGTCTACGTCCTCAACGCTGCCGTCTCCGCCTACTTCAGGGCCACCGACGTCGCCTCCGCCGAGCGGCTCTTCTCCTACACAAAGGATGTCGCCGACGTTGTCACCTGGACCACCATGGTCACCGGGCATGCCAACGCCGGCGACGTTGCGCGTGCGAGTTGGTTCTTCGATGCCATGCCTGAGAGGAACGTGGTTTCCTGGAACGCGATGCTGGGCGCGTACGCATCCGCCGGGATGCTGTCCAAGGCGCGGAAGGTGTTCGATACAATGCCCAGCCGGAATGCCGCCTCGTGGAGCTCGATGGTCACTGGGCTCGTGCAGTCCAATCAGTGTGAGGAGGCGTTGAGGGTGTTCAGTGAAATGGTCGGGACGGGTGTCGTGCCGAATGAGGCTGCACTGGTGAGCGCTGTCTCAGCGTGCTCGCTGCTGCGGTCGATAGAGCACGGCATGTGGGTACATGCGTATGCCAAGCGGGAGCTGAATGGGATGAGCGTCATCCTCGCGACAGCGATTGTTGACATGTATGGTAAATGTGGGGGTATCCATAATGCCGTCAGGGTGTTTGCTGCAATGCCAGTGAAAAACATCTACTCATGGAACTCGATGATTACTGGGCTCGCCATGAACGGCAGGGAAATGCAGGCCTTATCACTCTTCTGGAAGATGCAGATGGCTGGTGTTCGACCAAATGATATAACCTTCATCGGGTTGCTGGGTGCTTGTAGCCACTCAGGTCTTGTCGATGAGGGCCGCTGGTTGTTCAACAAGATGGTTAATGGCTTTGGAATCCAGCCACTCCAAGAGCACTACGGCCTAATGGTTGATTTACTCGGTCGGGCAGGTCATGTTAGGAAGGCAGTGGATTTTGTCAACAGCATGCCGGTGGAGCCGCATCCGGGCTTGTGGGGTGCGCTTGCTGGCGCCTGCAAGATCCATGGtgaggtggagcttggtgaggagaTTGCCAAGAAGCTCATTGAGCTGGAGCCCCGTCATGGCAGCCGGTACATCCTCCTGTCAAACATATATGGTGCATCAAACAGATGGGATGACATGGCCACTGTGCGCAGGCTCCTTAAGGAGCGCAAGGTCCCCAAGGGCACTGGGAATGCCATGGTTGGTAATGATGGTCAGTCTATGAAATCCATGCTAGGTTAG
- the LOC123127724 gene encoding cryptochrome-1 — MGGSERTVVWFRRDLRIDDNPALAAAARDGAVLPVFIWCPAEEGRFYPGRCSRWWLKESLAHLARSLEALGCPLVLIRAQSTLAALLQCVDSIGATRVVYNHLYDPISLVRDDKIKNELLGLGISMQSFNGDLLYEPWQVYDENGLAFTTFNMYWEKCMKLHIEISSSLAPWRLVPVSGIENICSSSIDDLGLESSKDEESSNALLSRAWSPGWRNAEKTLEDFVSHGLLDYSKDGMKVAGTTTSLLSPYLHYGEVSVRKVYQLVRMQQIKWENEGKSGAGESVNLFLLSIGLREYSRYLCFNFPFTHERSLLGNLKHYPWRADEDRFKSWRQGMTGYPLVDAGMRELWATGWTHNRIRVIVSSFAVKFLLIPWTWGMKYFWDVLLDADIESDILGWQYITGCLPDGHELGRLDNPEVQGQKYDPDGEYVRTWIPELARMPGEWIHHPWDAPSSILEVAGVELGFNYPMPIVELHTARECLDDAISTMWQLDTAEKLAELDGEVVEDNLSHIKSFDVPKVVLKELSPGAPHCDQKVPTDDGRNLELQPKELKGTNKQTICVDVIKASNMEDTGSIANSPISRKRSSSGSVFNVPSCSSSVEVHSRNQHPGGYLVGSSKYILQKAERNWVGKAEDDDSADSCTDTSRASKRPAA; from the exons ATGGGCGGGTCGGAGAGGACCGTTGTGTGGTTCAGGAGGGACCTCAGGATCGACGACAACCCGGctttggccgccgccgccaggGACGGCGCTGTGCTCCCTGTCTTCATATGGTGCCCGGCCGAGGAGGGGCGCTTCTACCCCGGCCGCTGCTCCCGGTGGTGGCTCAAGGAGTCGCTTGCCCACCTTGCCAGGTCGCTGGAGGCGCTCGGCTGCCCGCTCGTGCTGATCCGAGCTCAGAGTACTCTTGCCGCGCTTCTGCAGTGCGTCGATTCCATCGGCGCCACCAGAGTGGTCTATAATCATCTATACG ACCCTATTTCACTTGTGCGGGATGACAAAATCAAGAATGAGCTTTTGGGCCTTGGAATTTCTATGCAGAGTTTCAATGGTGATCTGCTATATGAGCCATGGCAAGTTTATGATGAGAATGGGCTTGCATTTACAACGTTCAATATGTATTGGGAAAAGTGCATGAAATTGCATATCGAGATATCATCATCTCTTGCCCCTTGGAGGTTGGTGCCTGTCTCAG GTATAGAAAACATTTGCAGTAGTTCAATTGATGACCTAGGTCTTGAATCAAGTAAGGATGAGGAATCAAGCAATGCTTTGCTAAGCAGGGCTTGGTCTCCTGGCTGGCGCAATGCGGAGAAGACACTTGAGGATTTCGTGTCTCATGGTCTCCTAGATTATTCAAAAGACGGAATGAAGGTTGCAGGAACTACAACATCGTTACTGTCACCATATCTTCATTATGGTGAGGTGAGTGTAAGGAAAGTCTATCAACTTGTCAGGATGCAACAGATCAAGTGGGAAAATGAGGGGAAATCCGGAGCTGGGGAGAGTGTTAACTTGTTCCTGCTGTCAATTGGTCTTCGAGAATATTCACGTTACTTGTGTTTCAACTTCCCATTCACACATGAAAGGTCGTTGCTCGGGAACTTGAAACACTACCCCTGGCGAGCAGACGAGGACCGGTTCAAGTCCTGGAGGCAGGGAATGACAGGATACCCGTTAGTAGATGCTGGCATGCGGGAGCTTTGGGCTACTGGCTGGACACATAATCGTATAAGAGTAATAGTTTCAAGCTTTGCTGTGAAATTTCTACTAATTCCGTGGACTTGGGGGATGAAGTACTTTTGGGATGTGCTGTTGGATGCTGATATAGAAAGTGATATTCTTGGCTGGCAGTACATAACTGGGTGTTTGCCTGATGGACATGAGCTTGGTCGTCTTGATAATCCAGAG GTTCAAGGTCAAAAGTATGACCCAGATGGTGAATACGTAAGAACTTGGATTCCAGAGCTAGCTAGAATGCCAGGGGAATGGATCCATCATCCGTGGGATGCACCGAGCTCTATACTAGAAGTTGCTGGTGTTGAGCTAGGCTTTAACTATCCTATGCCCATAGTAGAACTTCACACGGCTCGGGAGTGCTTAGATGATGCCATCTCCACAATGTGGCAATTGGATACAGCCGAAAAACTTGCAGAATTAGATGGTGAGGTTGTTGAAGACAATTTGAGCCATATTAAGAGTTTTGATGTCCCAAAAGTTGTTTTGAAGGAACTATCTCCAGGTGCTCCTCACTGTGATCAAAAAGTGCCCACTGATGATGGCAGGAATCTTGAGTTACAACCTAAGGAACTGAAGGGCACAAATAAACAGACCATTTGTGTTGATGTGATCAAGGCCTCAAATATGGAAGACACAGGCTCCATAGCAAACTCTCCGATATCAAGGAAAAGATCCAGCAGCGGGAGTGTGTTTAATGTCCCATCTTGTTCATCTTCAGTCGAAGTGCACTCACGGAATCAGCATCCTGGTGGTTATTTAGTTGGGTCGTCAAAATATATCCTGCAGAAAGCAGAGAGGAACTGGGTTGGTAAG GCTGAAGATGATGACAGTGCCGATAGCTGTACAGACACCTCAAGAGCATCCAAGAGACCTGCCGCCTGA